A DNA window from Helianthus annuus cultivar XRQ/B chromosome 15, HanXRQr2.0-SUNRISE, whole genome shotgun sequence contains the following coding sequences:
- the LOC110913190 gene encoding uncharacterized protein LOC110913190, which produces MVFVALGAAIRSFMFNLRPVVIIDAAHLKGEFKGTLFLAVGMDGNNQILPLAYGIGKSEDGESWTWFLSKLRDCVGEIADMAIISDRANSIHVLTNIGFGRWARAHCPGNRYHYMTSNSAESINSLSRFSRKMPITQLIEFFRESVQKWFYDRRLQGMQESHSLTQWAQKKILKKIEGSRTWTVAGIRVNSFVVDDGGKRGVVDLSNRSCSCRVWQVSGLPCGHVIAVSRFLGEPDCSHYAFSCYSKEVYKKTYEESINPLPHRSEWVIPEGLGSVLPPNITKRQSGRPKENKRILSRGEEPVPVYCSRCRTYGHVRDVCLDPMKSQIRSQKSSGKGKEKETETQSSTDDIFPSYNLAEF; this is translated from the exons ATGGTTTTTGTTGCTTTAGGGGCGGCG ATTCGTAGCTTTATGTTTAATCTAAGACCTGTTGTTATCATTGACGCGGCACACCTAAAGGGTGAATTTAAAGGGACGTTGTTTTTAGCAGTAGGCATGGATGGAAATAATCAGATTTTACCGCTTGCTTATGGCATTGGAAAATCAGAGGATGGTGAATCTTGGACATGGTTTCTCTCAAAGCTTAGAGATTGTGTTGGTGAAATAGCAGATATGGCGATCATTTCGGATAGGGCGAATTCGATACAT GTTTTAACAAATATTGGGTTTGGTAGATGGGCAAGAGCTCATTGTCCCGGCAATCGATACCACTATATGACATCTAATAGTGCGGAGTCTATTAACTCTTTGTCTAGATTCTCGCGTAAGATGCCGATAACGCAACTTATCGAATTTTTCCGCGAGTCTGTACAAAAATGGTTTTATGACCGTCGATTGCAGGGCATGCAGGAGAGCCATTCACTTACTCAGTGGGCACAGaagaaaattttaaagaaaattgaagGGTCTAGAACCTGGACTGTTGCAGGCATCCGGGTAAACAGCTTTGTTGTTGATGACGGTGGGAAAAGGGGTGTAGTTGATCTTTCGAACCGTTCGTGCAGCTGTCGTGTCTGGCAAGTTTCGGGTTTACCTTGTGGGCATGTGATTGCTGTTTCAAGATTTTTGGGTGAACCTGACTGTAGTCATTATGCTTTCTCGTGTTACTCAAAGGAAGTATACAAAAAAACGTATGAAGAATCGATTAATCCTCTGCCTCATAGGTCTGAATGGGTAATACCAGAAGGCCTTGGCAGTGTATTACCGCCGAATATTACAAAACGTCAATCAGGTCGTCCAAAAGAAAACAAGCGAATCTTGTCTCGTGGGGAAGAACCTGTTCCGGTATATTGTTCGCGTTGCCGAACATACGGACATGTTCGTGACGTTTGTTTAGATCCAATGAAATCACAGATTCGTTCACAAAAATCATCAGGCAAAGGAAAAGAGAAAGAGACAGAAACCCAGAGTTCAACGGATGACATTTTTCCATCTTATAATTTAGCagaattttaa